In Deltaproteobacteria bacterium, the sequence AGCCGGTATGTCCTACCACATTGGTATGGATGCAACCCTCGACGGGTTCACACCCTATAAAGACTTGCCCTTTTCCATGTCCATGATGGACCATAGAGCCCTTATGGGTCTCAATGCTGTCGCAGAATGGGTGGGCCGAAGAAAGGCTCGGACGGGTGATGATGCATTGGTTCATAGCCATGAGGGCTAAGGACTTAGAATCACGGAGCTTAATGGACAGCCATCAGCAATACTTGCATAAGAATCCGACTGGTTATTGCGGCATTGGTGGCATGGGCGTGAGTTGCCCGATTGGGCTGAAGGTTTAGCTAGCTTCAACGGGCATTCTACAAATTCTTGCGAACCCCTCACCTTCAATCAGCGAATTTTAATATTCCGGTCGGCCTTTTGATAGTAGACCGAAAATCCCCGAAACCTCGGAACCAACCCGCCCGCTGGTTCTTTTCCCTTAGATGCATTCTGATTCATCGGCTCTAAAGTCACCGAACGCTGGTTTGCGTAAACGACAGTGCGATAGCAAGCACCCTGGTGTTGCCACCGTACGGGGAAATCCTTCAGAATAGCTTCCTTTTTATGAAAGAGTCCATCCAGGGGTGCCTTTAGGTCATCGGCACCCATCAATTCCCAATCTGAAACACCTTCGAAACCTAACGCCTGCAGCTTCGCCAACAAATAGTCTTGCACACCCAAATACTCGGATTTTACCGCGCGACTCCGATTATTTTCTTCGAGGGGCAAAAGATTGGGCGGCGTGGGCAATGCATCACCCATGGTCTCATAACCGAGTTCTTGCCCCCAATGATGGCTCATAAACCAAGCCCTTAACTCAGAAGCCAACCACAGCCCCAAGTCCGGCGCCCATCGCCCATGGGCCACCATCTCCGCCAAGGCCATGCGAAGAGGTCGGCCTTTGAGTGCCGCGCTCGACGAATCCAAAACACGCCCAGCATAGGTCCGACGTTGATTGGCGGTAATGACGTTTAAGCGAGGCCATTTATCCAAAGAAACCAGGAAACCTTCCTTCTGAGCCGAGCTTTGACCCCCACCTTTGGGGAGCCGTGCCTCCGTCACTTCCAATTCCCCAAAATCCTCCTCCACCAACATTTTAAGGGGACAGGGCAAAAGCATCCGGCCCACCCCGCTCACTTGAATTCCCCGGTTTGTCCCCAACCACATTTGCGACAAGACAATTCCGGCTTTCACCTCTTTGGTGGGTTCCTTCATAAAAGGTGGGGTAAAACTTTCAAGGAGAATTTCCTCCCCGCCGTTCCCCCAGGGCTCACCCATAGATCTCGATTTTTTCCGAGGTGGAGCCTTCCCTTCCACGCGCTTTCGCAACACGAATACCCATTCCGGTACCCGCCGAAGAAGATGTCGACTCACCTGCGCCAAATGACCGGCAGAAATATCAAGGTCACCCTTGGAAGAAAGTTGGAAGAGTTTCCGTAAAAGGCCGCTCAATTTCCGCGTGTCTTTAAGTGCCGTATTATTCAAGTGGTGACGCTGGCTTTGGCCTTCGTGAAGTAAGAGCAAGAGCGTGTCGACCTCGTGCCGGCAATTCATCAAGAGCTCTTTACGAGCCTCCATCACATCTTCTCGCTTCTCTTCCCCCCGGATACTTTGCATAGGAAGAAGCAATCGGTCCCCCCGTCCCATCAAAGCTACCAAGTCGCAAAGGGTACCTCGGAGCTTCTTTGGCGCATCCACGAGGACACGCGCTTCATCAATGGAAACCGGTAGCTTAGCGATGGCCTGCCCAAGCTCAGTCATGCTCCCCGCTTCATCCAATAACCGGATCTCCAGAAGCCGGCCCATGGCACGCTCATAAGCAAACTCTTTCAAGCTTGCGGGGAAAGCACCGTCACGAAAAGCATTCCCCACAAGACCTACCGAGGCCGCGCGAAGAATCACCTCGTCCAGCTCCATGCGTTCCATCTCCGGTGCTGGATGGGGATCGGGCGAATAGCGCTTCGAGAAGAGGCGAATACAGCGACCCGGCCTCAATCTTCCCGCTCGGCCACGCCGCTGCTCCATGGAGGCCATGGAAGTAGACACTAAGGCCAAAACCGTCCGTCCTCCGCGATGAATCCGCATCCGTACCAAACCAGAGTCCACCACCCATCCAACCCCCGGGAGGGTCACCGATGTCTCCGCCACATTGGTGGAAAGATAGAGTCTTCGCCTGCCCCGGTTTGAGGCCTGAAAAGCAGCGTTCAGTTCACCGGTGGGGACCCCGCCGTGAACAATCACAATCTCAAAATCGGAATATTTTTTCTGAAGGGGCAAGCAGGCATTCCTGCACGCCCCGATTTCGCCTTTACCGGGAAGGAAAACGAGAATATCGCGACCTTGATTTCCAGAGTCGGAGTCTTCGAGATTCGCAACCGGTGGCGTATAACGCTCCCCTGCCTGAGAACCCTCCAACTTCAAGATATCTCCAACCACTTGGAACACCGTCTCGGCTAGGTCATCTAAGCTGGGGCTCGGGCGCGACTCCAAATGGTGAAGACTTACGGGGAAAGTTCGGCCCAGTGAGTGCATCACTTTTGCTTGATATCGGCTGGCCAATGTTTCCGCATCGATGGTTGCTGAAGTGATAAGCCACCGTATCTTAGAAAACCGTTCCACCATGAGGGCCAAGATGAGATCTGTCTCCCAGCTTCGCTCATGAAACTCATCGAGCATCACCCCCGCATAGTCTTCGATGGCCTTGGAAGCCATCATACGCAGGGCAACGCCGGGAGTAACAAATAGGAGCTGAGTCTTTTCGCTTGAGTGGTCTTCAAAACGAACGCGATACCCCACCGACTGGCCCAACTCTTCATTGCGTTGACCCGCCAAGAATTTCGCCAGGGAGCGGCACGCCACCCGCCTAGGCTCTACAATCAGCACCTTGCCCTGAAGAGCCTCCGCCATCCAGCCCGGCAAACGGGTGGATTTACCACTGCCCGTGGGAGCCACCACCACCGTAGGTTCGACGTGTGTCTTGAGCCGCTCCTTAAGCTGGGGCTCTAGACTATCAATGGGGAGGTTCACAGGCGCGTTCGTCATCTTGAAGGAATCTTTACCTTGGCTCTTCTCCTGAACCAAGAGTCAATCATCCACACTCCAATTTTTGCCTGTGCTCAAGGTTGATGCATCCATGGAGAAAGCAACTACGCTCTCGTTGAGCCATTGTACTCTTGTAGACTTGAGTAAAGGACTGATGGCCGAGTTATCGCGCTGGGCAGAAAACCCCGAATCCCAAATAAACCTAAGCAGCTGTATTAATTGACATTTTAATCAACGCTCCCCGCTCCAGTCGGGGCTTGCTCCCAAAATCTGGTGGCAGACAAGGACGATGCTCGGGTGAGTGTTGGCTGCGCTCGCCGAAATGCCGAGCTTTCCCATTGAAAAACAAGCCTCTGGCCTGTAAACGACTTCACTGTGTGATTCAGAATCCGTCCAATTCTGGACCCCATTTGAAGAAAAAGTGCTCATGGCTCAAGCAACGACGTTCTCGCTTCTTACATCATCCAAGTTACGCCTCCTGGTCGGGCTGCTCATCTGCCTTGTAGTGCCGGTTTCCGCCTCAGCGCAGAGCCCGCTATCCCTCTCAGACGCGGTGAAGCAGGCACTGGCAAACCATGAAGATTCCGAAATTGCCCTGCTTCGGCTCAAGCAAGCTGAAGCTCGAGAACGGCAAGTCCTTGCGCGGCTCTTTCCTCAGCTTAGTGCGAGCGCATCGGTCATTTATCTACCAGCCACCACCAGCGAAGTAGCCGACCTCGGAACCGTTGACTCTGAAAGCAAGACCATCACCAGTGGTTCGGCCGACCTGACCATCGACCTCGTGAACCTAAGCGCGCTCGCCGATTACCTCTCCGCCCCTGACCGCACCCAAGCCCAGAACTTCGCCACCCAAGAGACTCGAAGGCAACTCGCGTTTGCAGTGGCTAGGCAATTCCTCACAGTCCTCGCGACGGAGCAAGTGAAGGTCGC encodes:
- a CDS encoding ATP-dependent RNA helicase is translated as MTNAPVNLPIDSLEPQLKERLKTHVEPTVVVAPTGSGKSTRLPGWMAEALQGKVLIVEPRRVACRSLAKFLAGQRNEELGQSVGYRVRFEDHSSEKTQLLFVTPGVALRMMASKAIEDYAGVMLDEFHERSWETDLILALMVERFSKIRWLITSATIDAETLASRYQAKVMHSLGRTFPVSLHHLESRPSPSLDDLAETVFQVVGDILKLEGSQAGERYTPPVANLEDSDSGNQGRDILVFLPGKGEIGACRNACLPLQKKYSDFEIVIVHGGVPTGELNAAFQASNRGRRRLYLSTNVAETSVTLPGVGWVVDSGLVRMRIHRGGRTVLALVSTSMASMEQRRGRAGRLRPGRCIRLFSKRYSPDPHPAPEMERMELDEVILRAASVGLVGNAFRDGAFPASLKEFAYERAMGRLLEIRLLDEAGSMTELGQAIAKLPVSIDEARVLVDAPKKLRGTLCDLVALMGRGDRLLLPMQSIRGEEKREDVMEARKELLMNCRHEVDTLLLLLHEGQSQRHHLNNTALKDTRKLSGLLRKLFQLSSKGDLDISAGHLAQVSRHLLRRVPEWVFVLRKRVEGKAPPRKKSRSMGEPWGNGGEEILLESFTPPFMKEPTKEVKAGIVLSQMWLGTNRGIQVSGVGRMLLPCPLKMLVEEDFGELEVTEARLPKGGGQSSAQKEGFLVSLDKWPRLNVITANQRRTYAGRVLDSSSAALKGRPLRMALAEMVAHGRWAPDLGLWLASELRAWFMSHHWGQELGYETMGDALPTPPNLLPLEENNRSRAVKSEYLGVQDYLLAKLQALGFEGVSDWELMGADDLKAPLDGLFHKKEAILKDFPVRWQHQGACYRTVVYANQRSVTLEPMNQNASKGKEPAGGLVPRFRGFSVYYQKADRNIKIR